A window from Prosthecochloris marina encodes these proteins:
- a CDS encoding ATP-binding protein, translating into MEACKAYNLLLSSSYDEFLKLQDFLEVMSEREGFSEEFFQELSFVVKEAFVNAVKHGNAGNKAAVVGLGFESLREPDARTLFIEVADAGSGFAVHEIHDPTSSGLLMEPSGRGVFLMRAFAEIIGQENFENGWKLRLKMRPY; encoded by the coding sequence ATGGAGGCATGCAAGGCATACAATCTTTTGCTTTCAAGCAGTTATGATGAATTCCTGAAGCTTCAGGACTTTCTTGAGGTGATGTCTGAGCGTGAAGGGTTCAGTGAAGAGTTCTTTCAGGAGCTTTCGTTTGTGGTCAAGGAAGCATTTGTCAATGCAGTGAAGCATGGCAACGCCGGGAATAAAGCTGCTGTCGTCGGCCTGGGGTTCGAGTCTCTTCGTGAACCTGATGCCAGAACTTTGTTTATCGAAGTTGCAGATGCCGGAAGTGGTTTTGCAGTGCACGAAATTCACGACCCGACAAGTTCTGGCTTACTCATGGAACCGTCGGGTAGAGGGGTTTTTCTCATGCGTGCGTTTGCCGAAATAATTGGTCAGGAGAATTTCGAGAACGGTTGGAAATTACGCCTGAAGATGAGGCCGTATTAA
- a CDS encoding ammonium transporter, with protein sequence MKSSVTSLGLVSCGLLVAGIIPGPPLLAAESVDAGSINAYAIDNMFLFIAAVLVLFMQAGFAMVEAGLNSAKNTVNILFKNMMDLSVGALLFFIIGYGLMYPGDAFTGGWFGFGGFGIGSEAPEAVGGNLHPAVDFLFQVAFAATAATIVSGAVAGRMKFEAYLIYSAVITAIIYPISGFWKWGGGWLNELGFYDFAGSLVVHALGGFAGLAAAIVLGPRIGRFNPDGSPNALPGHNLAMSTLGVFILLIGWFGFNPGSQLAIAGADNTNIVMIIATNTLLAAAAGAVFAMLAAWTVFKKPDLTMAMNGVLGGLVGITANCDSVTYNEAIIIGAVAGILIVAGVKLLDMLKIDDPVGAWPVHGLNGIWGGIATGIFGGHPIVAQIIGSIAIPLWGFATMLVLFLILKAAGILRVSRDEEMKGLDISEHEEEAYHGFQIFSNQ encoded by the coding sequence ATGAAATCATCAGTAACATCACTCGGCCTGGTCTCATGCGGCCTGCTGGTGGCGGGAATCATTCCCGGACCACCGCTGCTTGCCGCCGAGAGCGTTGATGCTGGAAGCATCAATGCCTATGCCATTGACAACATGTTCCTTTTCATCGCAGCGGTTCTCGTCCTGTTTATGCAGGCAGGATTCGCCATGGTCGAGGCCGGACTAAACTCGGCGAAAAACACGGTCAACATCTTGTTCAAAAACATGATGGACCTTTCGGTCGGGGCATTGTTGTTCTTTATCATCGGCTACGGACTCATGTATCCTGGCGACGCTTTCACAGGAGGCTGGTTTGGATTCGGCGGGTTCGGCATCGGCTCGGAAGCACCTGAAGCAGTAGGAGGAAACCTACATCCTGCTGTTGACTTTCTCTTTCAGGTAGCTTTCGCAGCAACTGCAGCCACAATTGTGTCAGGTGCGGTTGCAGGGAGAATGAAGTTTGAAGCATACCTGATCTATTCCGCCGTCATCACCGCTATCATCTATCCGATAAGCGGTTTCTGGAAATGGGGAGGCGGATGGTTGAACGAACTCGGGTTTTATGATTTTGCAGGCTCACTGGTGGTTCACGCCCTGGGTGGTTTTGCGGGTCTTGCCGCTGCAATCGTTCTCGGACCGCGTATTGGACGTTTCAACCCCGACGGCTCACCGAATGCTCTTCCGGGCCATAACCTTGCCATGAGCACATTAGGAGTCTTCATACTGCTTATCGGGTGGTTTGGATTCAACCCGGGAAGCCAACTTGCGATTGCAGGTGCGGATAACACGAATATCGTGATGATTATTGCAACAAACACACTCCTTGCAGCGGCGGCCGGTGCTGTGTTTGCGATGCTCGCTGCATGGACCGTGTTTAAAAAACCTGACCTCACCATGGCAATGAACGGCGTACTCGGGGGACTTGTCGGTATCACTGCGAACTGTGACTCGGTCACCTACAATGAGGCGATCATTATAGGTGCAGTTGCCGGTATCCTGATTGTTGCCGGTGTCAAGCTGCTTGACATGCTGAAAATCGATGATCCTGTCGGTGCATGGCCGGTACACGGCCTCAATGGAATCTGGGGCGGAATTGCCACCGGCATTTTCGGCGGACACCCGATTGTTGCCCAGATTATCGGTTCAATCGCCATTCCGCTTTGGGGATTTGCAACCATGTTGGTGCTCTTCCTGATTCTCAAGGCTGCCGGCATTTTGAGAGTATCCAGAGACGAAGAAATGAAAGGCCTCGATATTTCCGAACATGAGGAAGAAGCCTACCACGGTTTCCAGATATTTTCAAACCAGTAA
- the pgi gene encoding glucose-6-phosphate isomerase, with product MSIQNSPAWKALASHKQDVERLHMKELFADDAERFERFSIRTGDLLLDYSKNRINGKTIKLLNSLAEEADVEGYRAKMFAGRKINFTEQRAVLHTALRQPESFRMELDGQTIGCDVREVLAQMRSFCGLILSGEWKGYSGKAITDVVNIGIGGSDLGPYMVTEALRPFADGAVKVHFVSNIDGTHIIETLRGLDADTTLFIIASKTFTTQETLTNAHTARKWFLDKAVDESFIARHFVAVSTNQEKVEEFGIDAHNMFRFWDWVGGRYSLWSSIGLAIALYVGFERFTELLAGAHAMDEHFLTAPFENNIPVLLALLGIWYNNFFDVHSHAVIPYDQYLHRLPAYLQQLDMESNGKRIDREGDEVGYATGPVIWGEPGTNSQHAFFQLLHQGPNFIPVDFIVPLKSQNQAGKHHDILLANCFAQTEALMRGKTAKEAEKEMRDAGMPEERIEQLLPHKLFPGNRPTNTLVFSEINPFNLGSLIAMYEHKVFVQGVIWRINSFDQWGVELGKQLAKAILPEIQGEQDAKTHDSSTNGLINLYRQSRGS from the coding sequence ATGAGTATACAAAACAGCCCGGCCTGGAAGGCTTTGGCATCGCATAAACAGGACGTTGAAAGACTGCATATGAAAGAACTCTTTGCAGATGATGCAGAGAGGTTTGAGCGTTTCTCGATTCGAACCGGTGATCTTTTGCTCGATTACTCGAAAAACAGAATCAACGGAAAAACGATAAAGCTTTTGAATTCTCTGGCAGAAGAAGCCGATGTCGAGGGTTATCGCGCAAAAATGTTTGCCGGAAGAAAAATTAATTTTACCGAACAAAGGGCGGTTCTTCACACGGCACTTCGCCAGCCGGAGAGTTTTAGAATGGAGCTCGACGGGCAGACCATTGGATGTGATGTAAGGGAAGTTCTTGCCCAGATGAGGAGTTTCTGTGGGCTTATTCTTTCGGGTGAATGGAAAGGATACAGCGGGAAGGCAATCACCGATGTAGTCAACATCGGGATTGGTGGATCGGACCTTGGGCCTTATATGGTGACAGAGGCACTTAGACCCTTTGCTGATGGGGCGGTCAAGGTTCATTTTGTGTCCAACATCGACGGGACGCATATTATTGAAACATTGCGGGGACTTGATGCTGATACAACACTGTTCATCATTGCTTCAAAAACATTTACCACACAGGAAACCCTTACCAACGCGCATACTGCAAGAAAATGGTTTCTCGATAAGGCCGTTGATGAATCGTTCATCGCCCGGCATTTTGTTGCAGTTTCAACCAACCAGGAAAAAGTTGAGGAGTTCGGCATCGATGCCCATAACATGTTCCGTTTCTGGGATTGGGTTGGTGGGCGTTATTCCCTCTGGTCATCCATCGGCCTTGCCATTGCCTTGTACGTCGGGTTCGAAAGGTTTACCGAACTGCTTGCGGGTGCGCATGCGATGGACGAGCATTTTCTTACGGCTCCATTTGAAAACAATATTCCAGTTCTTTTAGCCCTTCTTGGTATCTGGTACAACAACTTTTTTGATGTCCATTCCCATGCCGTGATTCCTTATGATCAGTATCTGCACCGTCTCCCGGCCTATCTTCAGCAGCTCGATATGGAAAGCAACGGTAAAAGAATCGACAGGGAAGGTGATGAAGTCGGATATGCTACGGGTCCGGTGATCTGGGGCGAGCCTGGAACCAACTCTCAGCATGCCTTTTTCCAACTGCTGCATCAGGGGCCGAACTTCATACCCGTTGACTTTATAGTGCCTCTTAAAAGCCAGAATCAGGCGGGGAAACATCATGATATCCTGCTTGCCAACTGTTTTGCCCAGACTGAAGCGCTGATGCGGGGAAAAACTGCAAAAGAGGCGGAGAAAGAGATGCGCGATGCAGGTATGCCGGAAGAGCGGATCGAACAGCTTTTGCCTCATAAACTGTTTCCCGGCAATCGCCCGACAAACACCCTCGTTTTTTCGGAAATCAACCCATTCAACCTCGGCAGCCTGATCGCGATGTATGAGCATAAGGTATTCGTGCAGGGCGTGATATGGAGGATCAACTCGTTCGACCAGTGGGGCGTCGAACTCGGCAAGCAGCTTGCTAAAGCAATTTTGCCGGAAATTCAGGGAGAGCAAGATGCCAAAACGCATGACTCATCGACCAACGGGTTGATTAACTTATACCGTCAGTCCAGAGGTTCATAA